One genomic segment of Flagellimonas marinaquae includes these proteins:
- a CDS encoding DNA cytosine methyltransferase yields MQYKIISLFSGGGGLDYGFEAAGFDTSVCIEMDKWSCRTLRHNRDWTVIEDRIENVSSKEILEKGKLKKGEASLLIGGPPCQPFSKSSYWFNGDTKRLNDPRANTLEHYMRVLNDTLPSAFVLENVFGLAYKGKDEGLQFLENALDLINKNNNVNYSFKWKVLNAADYGVPQIRERVFIVGHIDGKEFTFPPKSHFNPQKNSGQISIFDDLEPYTTAWDSIGDLDLVEKVPLKSEVGGKWGNLLPYIPPGENYLYHTERGEGSEIFKWRSRYWSFLLKLHPDRPSWTIQAQPGTSIGPFHWNNRRLTMREMARIQTFPDNVEILGGISNIQKQLGNAVPSALAEVLGKEILEQFFDKKNSSTITLIPNKKKRYKRIGFNNSIPNKYLEMSAVE; encoded by the coding sequence ATGCAATATAAGATAATTAGTCTTTTTAGTGGAGGTGGTGGTCTCGATTATGGGTTTGAAGCAGCAGGTTTCGATACATCTGTTTGTATCGAAATGGACAAGTGGTCATGCAGAACCCTGCGTCATAATAGAGATTGGACTGTAATTGAAGATCGAATAGAAAATGTATCGTCTAAAGAAATTTTAGAAAAAGGAAAACTAAAAAAGGGTGAGGCATCCTTATTAATTGGCGGGCCTCCCTGTCAACCCTTTTCTAAATCAAGCTATTGGTTCAATGGTGATACAAAAAGATTGAATGACCCACGAGCAAATACTCTAGAACATTATATGAGAGTCCTAAATGATACTCTTCCAAGTGCATTTGTTTTAGAAAATGTTTTTGGATTAGCATATAAAGGAAAAGATGAAGGACTTCAATTTTTAGAGAATGCCTTAGACCTGATTAATAAAAACAATAATGTAAACTATTCTTTCAAATGGAAGGTTTTAAATGCTGCTGACTATGGAGTACCCCAAATTAGAGAAAGAGTTTTTATTGTAGGTCATATTGATGGAAAAGAATTTACTTTTCCACCAAAGTCACACTTCAATCCCCAAAAAAATTCTGGGCAAATTTCAATATTTGATGATCTCGAACCATATACAACGGCCTGGGATTCAATAGGAGATTTAGATTTGGTGGAAAAAGTTCCACTGAAATCCGAAGTTGGTGGTAAATGGGGGAATCTACTTCCCTATATCCCACCAGGAGAGAATTATTTGTACCATACAGAAAGAGGGGAAGGAAGTGAGATTTTTAAATGGCGATCTAGATATTGGAGTTTTCTTTTAAAATTACATCCTGACAGACCAAGTTGGACTATTCAGGCTCAACCTGGCACTTCGATTGGGCCCTTTCATTGGAATAACCGAAGATTGACCATGCGAGAAATGGCAAGAATCCAAACCTTTCCAGATAATGTTGAAATTTTAGGAGGCATATCAAATATTCAAAAACAACTTGGAAATGCAGTTCCGTCTGCTCTGGCTGAGGTTCTAGGAAAGGAAATATTGGAGCAGTTTTTCGACAAAAAAAACAGTTCTACAATTACTTTAATCCCAAATAAAAAGAAAAGATACAAAAGGATTGGTTTTAATAACAGTATCCCTAATAAATATCTCGAAATGTCGGCTGTTGAGTAA
- a CDS encoding site-specific integrase, translated as MRNSNTLKVLIFTRDISNNPEKLTIYARITVNGKRAEISLKRYVSVNEWDENKGRLHGLTHKARLLNSYLDEVYGEIMDTHKQLLREDKIITSQAIKARYLGQDEEHKTLMELIKYHYESQKSKLRPGTMKNYYGTEKYLKRFLEQNRRLQDINLKRLNYKFITDFENYLINGPDLQKGKKCTNNGAMKHLERLRKMVNLAVRLEWLDKDPFVNYKKHYKKSERSFLTERELRLIEETTFSGRGYERVKDTFLFSCYTGLAYGDVKALDIDNMRFGIDGNLWIHTKREKTDEAVKVPLLPKAKQILDKYKNCNERLIHGKLLPVLSNQKTNSYLKEITKACGIYKNISFHTARHTFATTVTLSNGVPIETVSKMLGHTKLTTTQIYARVLERKVGEDMRILMEKMEGR; from the coding sequence ATGCGCAATTCCAACACTTTAAAGGTTCTAATCTTCACTAGGGACATTTCCAACAACCCTGAAAAATTGACCATTTATGCCCGTATCACCGTCAATGGAAAACGTGCCGAGATAAGTCTGAAACGTTATGTTTCGGTGAATGAATGGGATGAAAATAAGGGCAGACTTCATGGACTTACCCACAAGGCCCGTTTGCTGAACAGCTATTTGGATGAGGTGTATGGCGAGATCATGGATACCCATAAACAGTTGTTGCGTGAGGACAAGATTATAACCTCGCAGGCCATCAAAGCCCGTTATCTGGGACAGGATGAAGAGCACAAGACCCTCATGGAGCTTATCAAGTATCATTACGAATCACAAAAGAGTAAGCTTCGCCCGGGAACCATGAAAAACTATTATGGTACAGAAAAATATCTCAAAAGGTTTTTGGAGCAAAATCGAAGACTTCAAGACATCAATTTAAAGCGATTGAACTATAAGTTCATTACTGATTTTGAGAACTATTTGATAAATGGGCCTGATCTGCAAAAGGGAAAGAAGTGTACCAATAATGGGGCCATGAAACATTTGGAGCGTTTAAGGAAAATGGTAAACCTTGCAGTTAGGTTGGAATGGTTGGACAAAGACCCGTTTGTAAACTATAAAAAACATTATAAGAAGAGTGAACGCTCTTTTTTGACCGAAAGGGAACTCAGGCTCATTGAGGAAACAACTTTTTCAGGAAGGGGTTATGAAAGGGTCAAGGACACCTTTCTTTTTTCATGTTATACAGGATTGGCCTATGGAGATGTAAAGGCATTGGATATAGATAATATGAGATTTGGTATAGATGGGAACCTTTGGATCCATACTAAAAGGGAAAAAACTGATGAAGCGGTCAAGGTTCCCTTACTTCCCAAAGCAAAACAAATCTTGGATAAATATAAAAACTGCAATGAAAGATTGATACATGGAAAGTTGCTACCTGTATTGAGCAACCAAAAGACCAACAGTTATTTAAAGGAGATTACAAAGGCTTGTGGAATCTATAAGAATATTTCTTTCCATACTGCCAGGCACACTTTTGCCACAACGGTAACCCTATCCAATGGAGTTCCGATAGAAACCGTTTCCAAAATGCTAGGCCACACCAAATTGACCACTACCCAAATCTATGCAAGGGTCTTAGAAAGGAAAGTTGGTGAGGACATGAGAATATTAATGGAGAAGATGGAAGGCAGGTAG
- a CDS encoding helix-turn-helix domain-containing protein, whose translation MLRFNLKQALLDYQAKTGLKLSYEELSKDTDISVETLKSIATREEYNATFRVISLISISLGINPIDYFEWKTNDRNR comes from the coding sequence ATGTTGAGGTTTAATTTAAAACAAGCATTACTTGATTACCAAGCTAAAACTGGGCTGAAATTATCCTATGAAGAATTAAGTAAGGATACTGATATTTCAGTTGAGACCCTGAAATCTATTGCTACAAGAGAGGAATACAATGCTACTTTTAGAGTAATCTCATTAATTTCAATATCTCTTGGTATCAATCCTATAGATTATTTTGAATGGA